From the Eleutherodactylus coqui strain aEleCoq1 chromosome 7, aEleCoq1.hap1, whole genome shotgun sequence genome, one window contains:
- the UBOX5 gene encoding RING finger protein 37 isoform X2, with product MVVNLCLPQFKPRVLCNKISADGYEVENLVSEDLAKRNRGFRCEYFIKPPIHITFSFPFNIDICRINIDTSSGGHQHFSGMDIYTATSTNKMSWNNHEANQLGGQALDKEVFALVGKVVLKNQSKATFNNRGFKPRHPFHQTDNVMSYHGSSCQDLWNKGQHSLSNVTHLKICITHVAGGTPCNIKRVEVWGQPAKTCPKEVVDNIYQIACLSLPHGFGQQRPASPMESNHVSYSNSENTQHSLSELTNILQDVPEEFLDPITLEVMTLPIILPSGKVIDQSTLDKCNQSEVSWGRMPSDPFTGVPYTPHSQPLPHPSLKARIDYFLLQHNIPGSNLLGRARVGATVTPSAIALSSMKRKVEWMEDSANDGDNVDTYFSAVTGLSSTSELGTKKMKMENDGHTSQMDCSNSESISHEQRLTQSLDQALTTALGSMPSYTAKFMKSQQQGFHMESAGSSPWTTASTEHTRSGALQGCISCMRTFSVYCKTEPIYQLSCGHLMCRPCLAETQKSLSVVCRSCNRTIATRDVLRVHL from the exons ATGGTTGTAAATCTCTGCCTTCCACAGTTCAAGCCGCGAGTCCTTTGTAACAAG aTTAGTGCTGATGGCTACGAAGTAGAGAATCTGGTCTCCGAAGACCTCGCTAAAAGGAATCGTGGTTTTCGCTGTGAATATTTCATTAAGCCTCCTATACACATCACCTTCTCTTTTCCatttaatatagatatatgtaggATTAATATAGACACCTCCTCCGGGGGGCACCAGCACTTTTCAGGAATGGACATTTATACAGCTACCTCCACCAACAAAATGTCTTGGAATAACCACGAGGCGAACCAGCTGGGCGGCCAGGCACTGGACAAAGAAGTCTTTGCTTTGGTGGGGAAAGTTGTGCTAAAGAATCAAAGCAAGGCTACATTTAATAACAGAGGCTTCAAACCAAGACACCCATTCCATCAAACCGATAACGTAATGTCTTACCATGGGTCGTCTTGCCAAGATCTGTGGAATAAAGGGCAGCATTCTTTAAGTAACGTTACCCACCTGAAGATCTGTATAACGCATGTAGCTGGAGGTACGCCTTGTAATATAAAGAGGGTGGAGGTTTGGGGACAGCCTGCAAAGACTTGCCCTAAGGAAGTGGTGGATAATATTTACCAAATTGCTTGCTTAAGTCTTCCCCATGGCTTCGGGCAACAGCGTCCCGCGTCGCCTATGGAAAGTAACCACGTGTCTTATAGCAACTCAGAAAATACACAGCACAGCCTGAGCGAGCTTACAAATATCCTCCAAGATGTCCCAGAGGAGTTTCTGGACCCAATTACATTAGAGGTCATGACTTTACCCATAATCCTTCCATCGGGGAAAGTCATTGACCAAAGCACACTTGATAAATGCAACCAAAGTGAAGTATCATGGGGCAGGATGCCAAGTGACCCCTTTACGGGTGTTCCTTATACTCCACACTCCCAGCCTCTCCCTCATCCGTCCCTCAAAGCTAGGATAGACTACTTCCTTTTACAGCACAATATTCCTGGCTCCAACCTCTTGGGAAGAGCGCGAGTTGGTGCCACAGTGACTCCTTCTGCCATAGCTTTGTCCTCCATGAAGAGGAAAGTAGAATGGATGGAGGACTCGGCCAATGATGGCGATAATGTAGACACTTACTTTTCCGCAGTGACTGGTCTCTCGTCTACCTCAGAGTTGGGAACGAAGAAGATGAAAATGGAAAACGACGGTCACACGTCACAGATGGATTGCTCAAATTCAG AGTCCATATCCCATGAACAGAGACTGACACAAAGTCTGGACCAGGCGCTCACCACGGCCCTGGGCTCCATGCCCTCATACACAGCCAAGTTTATGAAAAGTCAACAGCAAGGCTTTCATATGGAGAGCGCCGGGAGCTCGCCCTGGACCACCGCTTCCACAG AGCACACGCGGAGCGGCGCGCTTCAGGGTTGCATATCCTGTATGAGGACATTTTCAGTTTACTGTAAAACCGAACCCATTTACCAGCTGTCTTGCGGCCACCTCATGTGTCGCCCTTGCCTGGCCGAAACTCAAAAGTCGCTGTCTGTGGTCTGCAGAAGTTGCAATCGAACCATCGCTACCCGTGACGTGCTTAGAGTCCACCTGTAA
- the UBOX5 gene encoding RING finger protein 37 isoform X1 — protein sequence MATALCRGWQRGVFRAATFSSLTRWTNTKTPRTFSTTNDVLDSYLKKEDGGAEELQDANKPSVCSRTNDIKKGRPERDCNQQYSKQDKKETIRPRVKKLIKRLPEQSKRFSEVYKKPSGMYDDVESYDTKMDPRIFQQSRPEYKSLCYNFQTTMEISLEEGKTLLQKVACNDDLAPAEIPNFLEKLSCLPEDHINRLTSSEEFTRLCSSNIKSLHVYTHEDLIRVLAAFVRLNVPKEHPILKAYERELSRRVRFLSTNELLLVADMFRCLSFRTDRFVDTMYIYMDLCCMDLSLSQAVQLIYLIGEKRYAPEDLMRKLEAVVLRDVQTITLDEIGTVCLGFFKSGHGLSPHLMRTFGDMIMENSDNISNFSLVSVLKMFRFTRVNHIDFFRQIGQEAHKRIPNMGIQGIMHVTLCFSSFRILNENLMNAVASIIPDRVSYCRSKDIAKLLWSFGRLNYDPPNADIFYSALITEISKNLEEFLDFPEHFLTCLMGLAFCQRFPLDLIEVALSEEFIRSSLKRTMFELKKDLFTIAGSVEIECPEYTGENISPELRQEVTEMLVSFSKQDIHIREEELNAVSTLEILLGGPEFVKYHMILPHTRSKDVEVHLDINNKPIALNSNIAQAKQSKEGLVAVQVTDDLIGQLLNKSLNQTPEDAHNGLKASPKPKSSAKITEGLLTQLTNKKPATEITKLALQVTNPTYYSGQNRLLGLPNLKRRQLQKLGYVVVEVPYWEWYPLLNSSPSQKLSYLHDKVFGTLKCVR from the coding sequence ATGGCTACTGCACTATGTCGAGGATGGCAAAGAGGCGTTTTCCGTGCAGCTACATTTTCATCCCTTACTAGATGGACAAACACTAAAACTCCACGTACGTTTAGTACAACTAACGATGTGCTTGATTCTTATTTGAAGAAAGAAGATGGCGGTGCCGAAGAACTTCAAGATGCCAACAAACCTTCAGTATGTTCCAGAACCAACGACATCAAGAAGGGACGACCAGAACGTGACTGCAACCAGCAGTATTCCAAGCAGGACAAAAAGGAAACCATTCGGCCAAGAGTTAAAAAACTAATTAAACGTCTTCCAGAGCAATCAAAGAGGTTTTCAGAGGTTTATAAGAAACCCTCAGGCATGTACGATGATGTAGAATCCTACGATACCAAGATGGATCCAAGAATCTTCCAACAAAGTAGACCAGAGTACAAATCTCTATGCTACAACTTCCAAACTACTATGGAGATTTCCTTGGAGGAAGGCAAGACCCTTTTACAGAAAGTGGCTTGTAATGATGATCTAGCGCCCGCAGAAATTCCTAACTTTTTGGAGAAACTAAGTTGTCTACCCGAAGACCACATCAACAGACTAACATCAAGTGAAGAGTTTACAAGATTATGTAGCAGCAACATTAAATCCCTTCATGTTTACACCCATGAAGACTTAATTCGTGTCCTTGCTGCCTTTGTTCGACTCAACGTTCCCAAAGAGCACCCCATACTAAAAGCTTATGAACGAGAGTTGAGTCGTCGGGTGCGTTTCCTTTCTACCAATGAATTACTGCTGGTGGCAGATATGTTTAGGTGCCTGTCTTTTCGTACCGACAGATTTGTGGACACAATGTACATTTACATGGACTTGTGTTGTATGGATCTCAGTTTATCTCAGGCCGTCCAATTAATATACCTTATTGGTGAAAAAAGATATGCCCCTGAAGATTTGATGAGGAAACTTGAGGCAGTGGTATTGAGAGATGTCCAGACCATCACCCTCGATGAAATTGGTACAGTTTGTTTAGGCTTTTTCAAAAGTGGTCATGGATTATCACCGCACCTAATGAGAACATTTGGCGATATGATCATGGAAAACTCCGACAACATAAGCAACTTCTCTTTAGTGAGCGTTCTTAAAATGTTCCGGTTCACACGTGTTAACCATATAGACTTTTTTAGGCAGATTGGGCAGGAGGCCCATAAACGAATACCTAATATGGGCATTCAGGGGATCATGCATGTTACCCTTTGCTTCTCTTCCTTCCGTATTCTGAACGAAAACCTCATGAATGCGGTAGCATCGATTATTCCAGATCGAGTATCTTACTGTAGGAGCAAAGACATTGCCAAATTGCTATGGTCCTTTGGTAGGCTGAACTACGATCCACCGAATGCTGACATTTTTTACTCTGCCTTAATTACGGAAATTTCCAAAAATCTTGAGGAATTTCTGGACTTTCCTGAACATTTCCTGACTTGTCTAATGGGCCTTGCTTTCTGTCAGAGATTCCCACTAGATCTGATTGAGGTGGCTTTAAGTGAAGAATTTATCAGAAGTTCTTTAAAGAGAACCATGTTCGAACTTAAGAAGGACCTGTTCACTATAGCTGGTAGTGTAGAGATCGAATGCCCTGAGTACACCGGAGAAAACATATCACCCGAACTCCGCCAAGAAGTAACAGAAATGCTTGTGAGTTTTTCAAAACAGGACATTCATATAAGGGAGGAGGAACTCAACGCTGTCTCAACATTAGAAATCTTGTTGGGAGGACCAGAGTTTGTAAAGTACCACATGATTTTGCCTCATACTAGATCGAAAGATGTGGAAGTCCACTTGGATATTAACAATAAGCCTATCGCGCTAAATTCAAATATTGCTCAAGCCAAACAATCTAAGGAGGGACTCGTTGCCGTTCAAGTTACCGATGATCTCATCGGTCAATTACTCAATAAATCCCTAAACCAAACTCCTGAGGATGCTCACAATGGTCTGAAGGCCAGCCCCAAACCGAAGAGTTCTGCCAAAATCACCGAAGGCCTGTTGACCCAGCTGACCAATAAGAAACCTGCAACTGAGATTACTAAACTGGCTCTTCAGGTTACTAACCCTACTTACTATTCTGGACAGAATCGACTCTTGGGTCTTCCAAACCTAAAAAGAAGGCAACTGCAGAAGTTGGGTTATGTAGTGGTGGAGGTGCCGTACTGGGAGTGGTATCCATTATTAAACTCTTCACCATCGCAAAAACTTTCATATTTGCATGACAAAGTGTTTGGGACTCTGAAATGCGTGAGATGA
- the LOC136573300 gene encoding progonadoliberin-2: MACQSHLILLLLVLIAVSTQLSHGQHWSHGWYPGGKRELDMPSSPEVSEEIKLCEGEECAFLRNSRNNMLKNILADLLVRQLQKK, from the exons ATGGCCTGCCAAAGCCATCTGATACTTCTTCTCCTCGTTCTGATAGCAGTCAGTACACAGCTATCACATGGACAGCACTGGTCTCATGGTTGGTACCCAGGAGGCAAGAGAGAACTGGATATGCCTTCTTCCCCAGAG GTCTCAGAAGAAATTAAGCTTTGTGAAGGGGAGGAATGCGCTTTTCTCAGGAACTCCAGGAACAACATGTTAAAGAACATATTG GCTGATTTACTGGTGAGGCAGCTGCAGAAGAAGTGA